The nucleotide sequence TCCTTTTCAACAGGATAACCTCTCGAGGGGAAACCTAGGCGCCATTAAGGTTTTACAAGAACAATTTCCAGAACCTGGGAGGCTTCAGTTTATTTATGCTGACCTCGGAGATGCAAAAGCTGTATCCTAATCACACTATTTATTACAGATATATTTGCTTAAGATTGTCTTTAACATGAACAGTCAAACATGGATAATGCCATTTGTTTCCTTTATTCATAGTTCaggtaaacaaaatattttcagaaaatgcATTTGATGCTGTAATGCATTTTGCAGCTGTTGCTTATGTTGGAGAAAGCACCCTTGAACCTCTCAGGTATGTATCTGTAATCTAGTTTTAATGCTGGTTTAACGTGCGGCAAACAAGCTTGTTCTTCTTGTGAGAAGTGGTTTCAGTAGTTTGTTGCATGTGAcagtttgtaaaataaaaaagtttcgATTTTAAGATACCTTTATGTTTGTTACTCATTGAAGACTAGAATTACAGCTAATGATTGGATAATATTGGtaacttatcttttttttttcttgttttttttttttttatcaaaaacaaaactgactcatttttattaaataaaaaggtCAAGAAGGATGAGACATCCTTGCTTAGTATACAAAAGCTGATGaaagaagggaagaaaaaaagaaaaaaaaaagaaaagaaaagctacAGAAAGTGAAGCAAGACAAGCTGCCCATTTAAGGAAAAGACAAACAGTCCAAGATCAAACCAAAGATTTACTAATTGTAATTCAGGGAGGCAAAAGATTCCCTacaaaagaaaccaaaagtttgaTGTCTTTTGGCTAAAAAGTTTGTCATTCGATTGACTAAGCGAAGAATCCAATGAAAAGAATACCTAACTATGTAGTGGTATTAAAAACTTGGCAAAGTCACCCATCAAACCTCCATGAGCCACTTTTCTTCTTAGTCACCTGAGAAATAATAGCGATGGGATTTCCTTCCACTAGAAGATTGGAAAGGCCCAAATCTTTGGCTTCTACAAGACCCTTCATAAGAGCTAGAGTCTTATCTTCAGTAGTGAAACAGTCTCCCACAGGCTTAGAATGAgctcttattattttattctaatggTCTTTGAATACTCCTTCAAATCCTTAGCTGCCTTCAGGTATCCATAGAACATCCACCAAAATTTAACTCAATGTAATCCTTAGGACTAGACCATACTAGAGGGGTCTTTTGAATCAGTCTTCTAGGCCTGCATACAATGTCCCAATTGTGGTGACAATAGAAGTTGAAGAATCCTTCATTGAATGGTAGCTGACAAAATACTACAAAATATGGTATTTAGGAATTAAAACCACCCATCTGTGAAGGGGCAAGCCCATCTCCCATAGACCTTAGGTCATTTCCTGTTTTcagaattatgaaaataaaaatgtacaTAAAATTTTCCGAATAACTATGTGGATTATAGCACTGTATAGAATGCAAGGTAGATATGCACCTGAGTTGTAGAAAATTCCATTTAAGGAAAGTTGCCTTCATTGGGGGCAActgatttattcatttttcttgaaaactCTACAAATCTTCCTTGAATAGGTTGttttttgaagaaagaaaaaggattttgcaaagaaagaaagaggatttTGCAAAGGGATGCCTGAGATGAAAATGACtgaaatttatatcatattctGATAGAGTGGGCAAAATCAACCTAAACCATGTCAAAGTTATTTCTGGATGAAAGATGTTTGAAAACAGTGCTTTTCTCTGATGACATCTGTAGAAACCAATTCCCTTATGGCTTCTGGACCTTTTGTATCAGGTAATTGAGATTGTTTTTTCGTGTTCGAAAATATTATTCTGTACACCAGGACATGGAAGTATATTATTGAATCCATTGAAACTATTATTACCGTTTCAGATTTTAGGAAATACCATAGGAACTTTGTGAGGCAGTCATTACCATAATAAATTTATGTAACCTCTATGAGTAGTCAagcctttttaaaaaattgtaacctttattagtatttaaaaacCCTTTAGTGGCATGTTTGAGATTAGACCTGGCAACAAATCAGCTTTGGGCATACTCAGACTTGTTACCCACTAGATaactaatcatttttttttaaatgattaagaGAACATTAAAATGCTATTTTCAAAGTGTTCCCATAaagaaacatttataaaaatgtttaggaaaaatattaagcataataaaaaaattaaaaatcaagtgGATATGGGTATCAAACTCAAACTTGTTTCTGTTGGTTGAGCTAGGCGACTTGTGGGCTTTGGTTAACTTTGCCCTTTTAGTTAAGATTCACTAGACTAGAATGGttgtattattatatttagGGCTTTCCCAAAATGCTTGATTTACATTGGCTATAAAGGCAGGGATTCTAGCTTTCATGGAAAGCTTGTCTGTAGCAAAAGTTCTAGAGGgtaaatatcatttttcctGGAGGAAATAGTCATGGTTATTTCTTGGGTGTGGAAGAGGGTCTTTTGGAAATAGCATGCTAGGTTGTGTAAAATATTTATCCCTCTAGAGAGATAggatgctctttttttttttttgggaggcaGCCATCAACCAATCAGGTAGCAGATTGATAGGCTAAGCTAGGAGCCTCCTTGTTAGAGAGTTCAGCCTATCAGTTGGAATCCACAACCTATTTTCCGAAAAATTCGTGCCCATGGCAGGAATAGAAGAGGAAAGGACTCAAGaagtagaaaataaaacaatttgaaaaattattctcCAAAATCTAACCTTCCAAGACTACAACATTATATAGTCATTTAGGTACATAGCATGCTCAGTCCCACAAGCAACTTGAACACTAATTTACCTGGACTCTACCTAGAACTCACAGATGATCAAATGTATAATTAAATCCTAACAAAAAAACCCAGTTCTAAGCTTAACAAATTTCCTTAAATGCCCTTGATAGACTAAAAGATACCCTAAACTTACATACCCTTTCTAAGATAGAAAGTTAAAGAAACTATCAAATTATTCTTTATGGATTCTGACCTCCTTTGTATCTAAAACTTGCATCTTGATGTTGATCCCATCATAGGGGATGAACTTAATACAGTGAGTTAGGTTGATCTCGCCCGATTTTATCTGTAACCATTACCATTACCACTGATATACTTAATGCCCCTAAGCATGTACCACCACCGGCATAACAGCACCACAACTTTCACCTCCTTTGCCAGCAATACCAGTAACACTACCATTTTGGCTGTCAACAACTGTGCCCACTTTGTTTTCTATAAAGCCAGTAACCATGCATGCAAAACCCTTGTCATTATTAGTAGTAATACACTGTGAAAAACACTACAATTATAGTGAGAAACATCCTTTTCATCAACACCTGTTTCTTGTTAATACTAAACTTCTACATACTGTACAGCAGCATTAATCTCAGAATTATTATCATAGAGGTTATGGCTTGATGCAAGCATTGGTTTTACATTGTATGGTTTGAGGATTTagaaaatgttaatatttttctagGACATCAGCTTGAACCGTtccaaattttagattttttttttaatcaaccaTTAATTTTCCCAtgtccattttcttttcattttacttttgcTAACATCATATCATTAGGAGTTCTAATTATCTTCTTCTGGTCCCTTTCCTTGATAAGTAGAATGGTTCATATTATGATGGAAAATTGAAAACTATGTTCTTAATAATGATATATTTGATGATGCTGCACAGGTATTATCACAATATTACATCAAATACGTTGGTAGTATTGGAGGCGATGGCAGCCCATGGTGTAAATACATTGATATATTCTAGTACATGTGCAACATATGGAGAACCTGAAAAGATGCCCATTACAGAACAAACTCCACAGGTGAAAGTCAAATAAAGTACTTGtttatttccaattaaaaatGTGCTATTTGTGTATTTGTTGCCCAAGCAGTTAGTTCTGAATATTTTAGGTCTTTGAGGCAAACTACAGAATTGGAAATCTGCAATATGTTTGAtgttttaattctatttaagaACATTTGATCTCTGTTGTTCCATAAGCAGGTCCCAATTAATCCATATGGAAAAGCCAAGAAGATGGCTGAAGATATTATCCTGGATTTCTCCAAAAATTCAGAAATGGCTGTCATGATCCTAAGGTAAGCATTTGATTACTCATATTTTGTTTAgaattccttttattatttcGGGGTTTTTGTCTCTGAGAACTATTGGGGCACACATGCTATTTCCATGGGGTATGTAACATATGAAAAATCCCTAGTGGAAAGGAAGGTAAGTCAATAGGGCCTGTAAGGACAGATTGAGAGGAATTTATGATTGGAGCAGGTGGTTATTTATGGGCTTGTTTTTAGCAATTtaccattcatttattttgttttttttgtgtgaAAGTAGGGAATGCTGTTTCTCCTCCCCCCCTTTCTTTATTGTGATTGTGATATTTTACATGTGGGAGGTGGAGTGACCTGATTCTCCACTTTCTCTCTCAATAATATAAAAGACTACTGTTTCacaaacacctttttttttttttcttttttcctttttgtaaattttattttgtgttttttctttcatggaTACCTTCTTCTGTTTACATTTTTCCATGAGAAATTTGGggaatttcttttcctttttctgttttcttttcttttttccctttctctctctctttctctctctctctctttttaattCCTTCCTTTCTTATATAAATGTTatgcttaaaaagaaaaattgatccACAAAGTGAACATTCTCAGAAGATTGTTGTCTCCCTCATGCAGCAAGGAACACTAACTGAAATATCAACCCTTTGGTTTTGTTTTCTGCTTCATATGTTTCTGACTGAAAATTTTGTGATAGTGGTGTTATTTTGTGAACTAATGAGAGTCTTGTTCGTAAAATCTTACTTGAAAACTTTTTCTGGCTGAAAAGTCTGttgttgattttagttttgcaACATAAAGATTCATGATTCATGTTGGTAAaactttcatttatatatattgcCTATCAGTTGAGGGGAAATACTTTCGGAAGAATTGTATGGTTGTGTCCAACATGGGAAGATCCAACTTGTCTTTTTCTAACAAATGTTCCTCTCATCTTATCTCACTCATAAAGGAGAATTTTAACATCATATATCTACGTGTTATTATGGTTACAATATACTAATAGCATATAATAGGTAATTTGGGTTACCCTATTTAGTCCTTAATTAGGAAAGCAATCTAAATCACTGAGTGGTGCTGTATAGGGTATTTTTTCTTAAGgaggaaaaaagagagaagacaATTGTGGAGctttagaaattagaaaaaggTTATGCAAATTACATGTAAAAACTCTTAACATGTATATGCTTTGCTTTGAGGTTTCTAGTTCTGTACCCTGAAGTTCAAGTCTAGGAACAAAATTGAGTTCCTCTTTTAGGGTGTAATTAGTGATCAAAAAGGGCCAAGTCGTGTAACTCTTTACTGCTAACTTAGTTTTTCAACAAACTACCAAAAAACTAAAGAAGGAAGATGAAAAGGACGGTCAGTTTTCAGCCTCAAGTTTGCTGTTACTTAAATAAGTTCccttattaattcaaaatatctaAATCTTATCTTAACAAGGCATGATGAACCTATGAGTTTATgtcatttctaaattttgtacTGTTATCCTAGCATGAGGGAGAGCTATTCTCTTCATCATGGTTAAATTTGGACATATCACATGATCGAAGCAAGTCATCTATAATGGGGAGCTGACAGGATACCCTGTGAAAAATTCATGGTGTTGAATGGGCCTCCAACTGCAAATGGTCTCAGCTGGCTGTTttactcaaattttttttttctctttttttttttgttttttgtttttttttttttttgtgaacaaGTATAATGGCTTGTCCGTGCTAATGGTCTCATTTCTTTTTGTCCAAACTTTCAGATACTTCAATGTGATTGGGTCAGATCCAGAGGGAAGACTAGGGGAAGCTCCTAGACCTGAACTTCGTGAGCATGGTCGGATATCTGGTGCTTGCTTTGATGCAGCTTCAGGTGTTATTCCTGGGCTGAAGGTATGTTGATTTGTGATCCCTTGACTACATCTTTTATTAGCCTATTACAAATTTCTCATGAAGTCATAACTTGTACTCTAATGTAtgatcatttaaaattttcctcGTTTCCATTGTGGTTTACCAACTTAGCACACAGCTACAACTTGTtgaatgaattcaaaattagatGCATTGACTGAATCAAATTGACGATGACTTTGGAGGTGGAAGGCTGTTTTTCCTTAaataatgatagaaaaaaaaaattcacctgGGCAGAGCAGATGGTTTCAATGGCCATAAATCATGTGCTCTCCACCTGTTGATTCACATATAACCATATCCTTTCGGATTGAGCAAAATCAGCATTTTGTctttaatttgtaataaattaattgtttttatttccatGCAGGTCAAAGGCACGGATTACAAAACACCTGATGGCACTTGTGTAAGGGATTACATTGATGTTACTGATCTGGTTGATGCTCATGTGAAGGCTCTTAACAAGGCTGCGCCTGGGAAAGTTGGAATCTACAATGTTGGCACAGGAAAAGGTATTATAAATCTGCTACTTTGTGTGATTGTATGAAAGCATTTGGGCTCCAAGATAACTATTGTTAAACCTTTTTCTTTGTGGGTCTGTGGGAATGAACAGGCAGATCAGTGAAGGAGTTTGTTGAGGCATGTAAAAAGGCAACTGGGGTGAACATCAAAGTTGAATACCTTGCCCGTAGGCCTGGTGACTATGCTGAAGTTTTCAGCGACCCAAGTAAGATCGACCATGAACTGAACTGGACAGCTAAATACACCGATCTTCAAGAGAGTTTGAGGGTCGCGTGGAGGTGGCAGAAGGCACACCGCAATGGATATGGAACAACCCCCCTGGCAATGGCTTCTTGATGCATTCTACACAACCATTCTACACCAAAAGACTAACGCAGACCCCTTGCCCCCACGGGTTCTAATTCTCGCTCAAATGAGGGCTTTGAGCTGAAGTTTCATTCTTTTTTCGTTTCTGTTTGATAAAGGGGGAGTTGTAGGTAGCCATATAGCCCATTTATTACATGAATTGGAGGAGAAAATTAGTTGAATAATAAAATCTCAATCCTTGGTAGCTTTTAGCTGACATCTATCTTTTGTCCCATTCTTTTTGGTATATATATGTAAACAGTAAGTCGATTTGCTCCAATTAATGGTATGGATGAATGCCTTTATAATTAGTAGATTGATGATATCTGAGGGGCTTTCTTGATTAAAACTGCTGGGGCTTATATATGATTGTGAGATGAATTTTGTGTGTAAGGAGTTTATTATGGTATGAGAGTCTCAAGGAGGGGAAGGGGGATCTGAAAATTCTTCATGTCATCAATATTAGGACTCGTAAGGTCTTGGGTAAACCGTCTTGTTTGTCCATCATTGAGAAGCGTGAATCCTGGGCTCCGATTCTGGCATCTTGGCTTCCGGGGTGGATAAGATACCTATGTATTTGATCCCCCAAACAAACAAGTGGATCACTTCAATTTAATAGTTCAAGCTTGGTAAGAGAGTGGATTCTTTGAGGGAAAAAGGTAGGTGGTGTTTTGTTTTTGGCCttttgctgaaaacaatttgttttcaaaatttaggttgtttgtttttctattttttcatgacttattataaactttttactaaatagataaagtcaaaatatgtaactttttctaaatagaaaaaataatatattggtttttttactttttaatacttaataaaaataaaatactataaaaacaaacagcCTAATATTTAACACGCATTAAgcttctatttagaattaagtaaaaaaacaaacaccacgaTCCTTTGtgacaattgttttttagatcaattttatgttctctaaaaaaaaaaaataaaaaaattaagaccatgtttggtaattattttttatgtttttaagaacaaagaataaaaaataaaaaaaaacacatttgagaatcaaaaaataaaatatttaaaaaaattattttttaattgttttaatttttactttcccTCATTTTAGGaggaattttttaaagataatcatacaaatgtgaagaataattaaaaatatatttaaaaacatatgttaaaaatattagagaatttattctaaaagacattaaagaattagaaaatcattttttaaaattattttcaaaaactgagTATCATGGTTTTGGACTAGATGGATGCAGGCTATCATTTTGTCAACCTCAATCTTGTACGTGCCATTGAATTGGTTCACCACTATCACCACTCCAAACTTGTAATGGACCGATTGAAAGGTGTTAACTCATCTCCCTTAGCCTTGTGATTACTGCCTCATATTGGACTTTATTGTTTGAGGTAGGAAATCCTGCAAAAGTATTCAATAGGAAGAAGCTCTGAATACAATATCCGTTCTTGGTGTTCCTTACCACAACCTTCCCAAGTAGAAAAATTGATAGCCAAATGCCAACAAGAAAGATATCCCCAGGGGAAGACACTTTAATTGAGGTTAGCTTATAAAGAAGCTTTCCTTTGTCAATCATAGAATCCAACATTGAGTGGCCCACGAATACCTATTCCTAAATCATCGGAGGTGAACAAACATTTCTATTGCCCTAGATGTGTCGGTAGCCTTAAAGTCTACCACCCAATCCCTCAAATTGGTGAACATGTTCACCTGAGAGGGGACCATAATAGCTATAACCTATGTCTCTTCTAAATTGACCCTAGTTGTGGACCCCTCACTCGAACCGACCTTCAAACCCATAAGCGATGCATCATACATCAAAATCGAACCATCCCCCAGATTCATTTAAGCTCATTACCTCCATTTGACTATCTAGAAAAAGAtgggagtttttattttttatttttcccttttctttctctACAGGAAGGAATAGACGGGTGGCATCGGTGGTTGAGGAGGATGATGGCGACATTGCAACCTGAACTTCACATATATGGTGCAATGAAGATAGGTATAGAGGAGTGTATGATTGTGGGGGATTTTTAGATgggaaaaaatgggaaagagagggagagagggaaaTGGAGGCTATATAGGGGAGAGGGAAGAAGAAAATGTCTagcaggaaaaaaaattgggggTGAGGGGCGGGTtgtaaaaaggattttttttaaaaaaaaaaaaagaaaaagagaaaagaaaaatgggaaaagacaatttttctatttaaaaatggatacaatttttaaaattttaaaattatggacatcattataattttttttttctaaaaattatttatatttgcaATATAAagttgataaaagaaaattcaattttttataaaactattttttattaattcaatcattttttttaaagaataaaaagctattttttagaattcattcaaatgtgtttttatttatgaaaatataaaaaattattcttaaaaatagttccTTAACTTTCTCCTCCTTAtcacttgttttattttattccctAATTCGGATGCGGATGACATCTCTTCAAGGGacatttgctttcttttttgatCCTTCACacattattctttaatttttcagaGAGTGGGAAAGGGTTTCAATGAAGTACCCTAACAAAGGGTTTAAGAAGCTATATATCTTTATTGGCTAGATCACTCAGTAGTGAGATAATAcatctttatctttatttatttacggatttttaaaatttcttatgacattttatttttgtctcgGACACCTCTCAAGATATATTTCTTGTTCAACCACTTCTCGAATCTCCATATTTCTTTAGTATGCTTAATACGATAGTACAATCAACTTATTACCATTTTCTCATGCAAGCCAGTTATAAGATTCAGTTTTGGCTTAGGGTTAGTCGAGATATGTCCAACCTTCACAACATCTATgacgaaaagaaaaaaaatttcttgccACCTTCTGATAAAAGGCCCCAGCCAAGGGATTAACCTTTGATGCGTCGGGGTTGGTGTGAATCTAGAGTTGCTTCcatttcaaaactattttaagataatttgaGAACAATAAAGGCAGAGAAACACAAATATAGAAGATGGATGACTTATCGAAGTCAGCCTGAGGCCCCAAAATCCCATTGGGTGGGGCTTTGGCCTTGAGGGTGCACCTAGGCTTCCAAGTTGATACAACCATTAATCACTTTCAACTTAAGCTTGTATCCTCAGCGAGGGTTGGCAACAGGAAGTACTGTAAGTTCTCATGGAGCACATTCCTCTTAATAGGGCATTCTCATAACTTTAATGCTTACGGcaacaagaaaatatataaaaagtaaatgagTATTATAGCTATAGCAATGTAAAATGGGTTTATTAGTATTCATTTGCACCAAACACATAAGAAATTGAAATACTTGATAACATGTGCCCTTATCATAAAAAGCAGCTCATCACAACGTTCACTAGTAAAATAATTTGCACTCTGATCAGACACCTTTTTGCCATTCAACTTGTCTACTCTTGTAGGTTACAAAACCGAAAGACCCTCGTCAAGGAGAAAAGAACTATATGCTAACACTAACAAACACAGTTCACCCTCTCTGCACAGAATCAACTGATCCAGTCTTCAGGCAATTGTTTGAACTGCTCTGTCAAAGGCCTCTTCCGCAGCTGATGCCCGTGTGACAAGCACATGGTCTGGATGTGAGAGTTTCAACTGGCTGCAAAATTATCACATGATTCAATCATCAACCAAATCATTCGTCTAGTAACAACTCCATTTGTAGTTTGGTGGCACGAGGTATGATTTAAGTCATGAGCTTTGCCACTATATTTAAGAGCTTATGGTCCCAGGTCAACTAGCCAGAAGCCAATTCTAGGAAATTAAAGTTTTTCAATTAGGAGGGGTTGTGTGAAGTTTATAACCTGCTaagctaatttttttgttaggcACAGATTACAGTAACATTTTATAAATGGTTTTGTCAAATGGAAGAAGACAGAGCCATGTACTGATGCAAGGAGTCTTGGTCAAGGATTTTCCACTTGTCCTAAAATTTTCCAGGAAAAAATGCTATCAATATCAAAGATAACCTGACAAAACTACCGTGAGCAGGAAGGGGACGAAGACCATTCAGAGAGGCTATTGTTTTATTAGTCATACATTTTGAAAGATTTGTTTGCGTTTTTAGGGACATACTCTT is from Vitis riparia cultivar Riparia Gloire de Montpellier isolate 1030 chromosome 10, EGFV_Vit.rip_1.0, whole genome shotgun sequence and encodes:
- the LOC117924124 gene encoding UDP-arabinose 4-epimerase 1-like, coding for MLNFTRSRNQPRPSRSMPFGGMEYADPKRKSNVVGKILLAATLTALCILMLKQSSNFNTPSPFSRHEPGVTHVLVTGGAGYIGSHAALRLLKDSHRVTIVDNLSRGNLGAIKVLQEQFPEPGRLQFIYADLGDAKAVNKIFSENAFDAVMHFAAVAYVGESTLEPLRYYHNITSNTLVVLEAMAAHGVNTLIYSSTCATYGEPEKMPITEQTPQVPINPYGKAKKMAEDIILDFSKNSEMAVMILRYFNVIGSDPEGRLGEAPRPELREHGRISGACFDAASGVIPGLKVKGTDYKTPDGTCVRDYIDVTDLVDAHVKALNKAAPGKVGIYNVGTGKGRSVKEFVEACKKATGVNIKVEYLARRPGDYAEVFSDPSKIDHELNWTAKYTDLQESLRVAWRWQKAHRNGYGTTPLAMAS